CTTTTTGATACGCTTTTAAAATCAGATCCTTTCCCGCGAACGCGGAAACGAGCAAAAGCAAACTCGAACCCGGAAGATGAAAGTTCGTAATCAAACCTTCGCAACTGTACAGTAGATCGTCGGGACGGATAAAAAGTTCGGTCGCGCCCCAACCTTCTTGGAAAGAATTTGTTGAACGATCATACGCAGACTCGAGCGCGCGTAAGGTTGTGGTTCCGATCGAAACGATTCTTCTTCTTTCTTGTTTGGCTCGGTTTAAAATTTCAACGCTTTCTTTTCCGAGAAAGAATTCTTCCCGATGCAGTTTTTGATTTTGAAAATTTTCTTCGGTGAGAGGTTGAAAGGTTCCGTATCCGACTTTCAATTCCAAGGTGCAAAGGGTGATTTTTTTTTCCCGTAAGGTCGCGAATAATTTTTCCGAAAAATGCAAACCCGCGGTCGGAGCGGCGATCGATCCCGGAGTTTTTGCGAATAGGGTTTGATAACGGATTTCGTCTTCGGAGTTCGCTTCCCTTTTGAGATACGGAGGAATCGGAATCTCCCCGATTTGTTCGAAGTCCTCTTCCGTAAGCGGACGTTCCGGTTTTAAAAAAACGAATTCTTCCTCTTTCTTTTCCACCGCAAACGTTATGCGTCTTGTTTTTTCGTCGGTAAGCCGCGTTCCGTCCTTTAGTTTTTTGGAATTTCGGATCTTACATTTCCAGATTCCGTTGTGCTCTTCCAAAAACATGGCCTCGTGAACTCGCAGTTCCGTTTTGAGATAAACCCTGCGTTTGCTTACCTTGGTGTGATTGGCGACGAGAACGTCCCCTTCCTTCAGATAAGAGACGATGTTCTTAAACGACGGTTCACTCAAGATATTTCCGGAACGTACGTCGAGGACCATCAGTCTGCTTTCGTCCCGGTCGGGCGCGGGATAACGAGCGATTCTTTCTTCGGGAAGAATAAACTCGAATTCTTTGAGGTCTTCAAACAACATCTATTTGCAGTGGATTTGCTGTCGCGTCGCAGGAGAATCTTTTTTCTTTTATCCGTGCCTCCGTTTTCGAATGGGCCGAAAGGAAAGCGTTCTTGATGGAGAATTTTATTGGTTGGCTTTTCGAGTGCCGTTGAAAAGTGTTTCAGAATGCAATTGAGAGATCGAAAAACCTGGATTCTAATCGGAACCGTTTTGTTTTTCACGCTCCTCTTTATCAACGGAATTTCCAAATCCGCAAACCGTTCCGACTTCCGGGATTATTATAACGCATCCGTTCGTTTTACCCAAGGAAACAATTTATACAATCTGGAACAGATCGACGAGATTCTCGCGAAACTTCAATCGGGTGAAATCAAAATCGAAGAGGCGTTTACCCCGAAGGTTTTTCTGCAACTCAAGGATATGATGGAAGGACTCGGTTCCTATATCTACCCTCCTACGTTCGCGTTTTTATTGATTCCGATTTCCTTTTTTCCTTACGAGATCGCTTCGGGAATTTTTCTTACCTTAAACTTTGCGGCCCTGCTCGGTTCCTTATACATTCTTTCGGTCCGATTGAATCGAAAATGGAATCTCGTTTTTTTCGTCGTTCTTTGTCTGCTCAATCTTCGTTTTTTGGAGAATCATCAGAACAACAACCAAGTGGGCTTTCTTCTGATCTTTTTAATTCTCGCTTCCGTTCATACCAGTAAGGATTGGTTGTCCGGTCTGCTTCTCGGGCTTGCGATCGTAATCAAACTCACTCCGGGCGCATTCGTTCTTTTTTTCCTGATGCAAAAAAGGTATTGGGCGATCTTTTACACGTTCGTTTTCAGTCTTTTCTGGATCTTTCTTCCTTGTTTATACGCGCCGCAGTTTACGATCGAGATGACTCTCACTTGGAAACAACTGATCTTGGACAATTATCTCAAGTCTCCTTTGTTCCGTGCTTGGAAGAACAACCAAAGTTTGAACGCGACTCTCGCAAAATACTTTTTGAATTACGCGGACGTTCTCAATCAATCCCAACACGGTTATCCGATCCGGGAACTGAGCGAATCCGTTGTAAAAGGAATTTATTATATTCTTTCCTTGATTCTTGTGATTCCGTTTTTTAAGATCGTTTTCGCGAAAAGAAACGCGGAGTTCGCTCTCGGTTGTCTTTTCGTTTTTTCGGTCATCTTCAGCGGAATTTCCTGGGTGCACGCGTTCGTTTTTCTTTTGTATTCTTCCGCGATTCTTTTGGACCGCACTTGGACCTTTGCGGAGAATTCGATTCTTCCTTTTTGGACAGCGAGCTCCGATTCCGGGTTGAAAAAGATCGGAGATTCCATAAGTTTAATATTCAAAAACGATAAAGTTACTTTCTTTTTCGTCGTCGGTTCGGTTTTGATTCTTCTTTGCAACCGTTCCGTGATCGGAGGTGGAACCGAAGAAAAACTGATGATGGCATCGTATCTTTTATACTTCGCGATCTTTCAATACGTTCTGCTTTTATTCGCTTTAAAATACGAACCTTCTTTTTCCAAAAAAAATTAATACGAACCGAGAACGGACCGCCGACTTTATTATGCCGATTCGAACCAACGAACTCAAATACAAACCTAGGGTCGGAGTGGACGTACGTCCTCTCGCCTACGGAATCACCGGAAATTCAAGATATCTCGCCGAAGTTTTAAGAAGACTGATTACGAGCGAATCCCCGCTCGAATACTATTTGTATTCGAATAAACCGATTCATACGGTGTTTTACGATATTCTTTCCAACGTAAATTCTCGTTTTTTTATGACCGGAAAACTTCCCGGAGTCGCTTGGCTCAACTGGACGATTCCGAAACGAATCAAAAAGGATCGACTCGATCTTTTTTGGGGAACGTTACAACTGCTTCCTCTTTCCTGCGGAAACGCGTTGACCGCGGTGAACTATCACGATCTCAACTTTCGTTCCGCGCCTGAGACGATGACGACCGCGAACTATTGGCAACATAGAATTCTTTCTCCGAAAACGTTGAACCGGGCCGATCTTGTGTTTTGTCTTTCCGAAAATACGAGACAGGATATTCTGAAATTCAGAAAGGATTTGGATCCGAAGTTGAAAGTCGTATATCCCGGAGTGGAATCCTTTCCTTCTTTGAGAGAACCTCTTCGTAAACTTCCCGAAAATTTTTTATTTACTATCGGAACGCTCGAACCTCGAAAGAATTTGGGAACCTTGATCGAAGCGTATCGAAAATTGAAACGGGAGAATTCTTCCTATCCTTTTCCGCTTGTAATCGCGGGTCGTTTGGGTTGGAAGTCCGAAGGTCTTACGCAACTGTTAAAGGAAGGAACGCTCGAGTCCGAAGGAATTTTTTTCGTAGAGAATCCGGCCGACGAGGTCCTTGCTTGGCTTTATCAAAAATGTTCCGCGTTTTTATTTCCGTCGATTCACGAGGGATTCGGTCTTCCCTTGCTCGAGGCTTTGCGAGAAGGAAAAATTTGCGTGGCATCGGACATTCCTGTCTTTCACGAAATTTTGGAACGAGGAACGGACTTGTTCGCGGAACCTTTGAACGTGGATTCCTGGGTTTCTTCGCTCGCACAACTCGCGCAGAAAAAACTGCAAAGAGAACGCGTCTGGGACGCTTCCCAATGGACCTGGGATCAAACGGCGAAAAAAATCGAAGACGGTTTGATCGATCTTTGGAAACACAGAAAGGAATTGCAGCATTAAGAATATGAAACAGAACGAAAAAAAGATCTATTCCGGTTGGGAATCCTTAAATGCGGACGAAGTTTCTTCGGGAGCGCCGATCCGATTGAAGATCAATCCGATCCCTCCGATTTTTACTACGCTGATCGTCTTTGCGGTGTTATACGGATGTTTCCTCGGCGGAGAATTGGCCGCGTCGTATCTGCGGAAGTTCGTCGATTTTCTTCTGATTCCGAAGGTATTGAACCTTCCGATCCTACAGGACGAAAGGTTGTATCTCGCGGTCGGTTATCTTACCTTCGGTTATATCGGATTCGCGTTCCTTTTGGATTGGATTCGTTTTATCGGAAGAACCTGTTTTACGGCCGTTTCTCTCAAAGGCGACGTTCTATTTTTGGAAACGAAAAGTCTTTTGGGTAAGAACGTGTTTCAATGGAACCGCAAACAAAGCGGGATTCAGATCGTGCACAAAACGGGTTTGTTTCGGAAAATTTTCGGTTTGGAAAGAATCATTGTGGTCACTCCCGATCTGAGATCCGAAGGAATCGCTTCCGAATTCGGAATCCATTCTCCGTTTTTCTTTCGCTCTCAAAACCGGAATCTGATCCAAAACCTTTTTAAATATTAGAATATTAGTATGTTCTTAATGGAAAAACGAGGCCCCGGAGAATTGAAACCTTTTCTGCAATCGTTTTTTCGGTCGGATCGTTTGTCGGAACAAATAAAAAAGAATTCTCGACAAAAGAAAACGAAACTTTCAAACACGCGACATCGGAACTCGAAGTAAATCCCGGATGAAATTTTCTTTTTTACAAAATAGGATCTTTTTCGCGTTTCTGATCCTTTTTATATTCTGCGTTTTTCTTTTCGATCTGCGTTTTCTTTCCAGGCACTATGATTGGGACGCGATCGTCTACGCATACAATATCAATTCGGATCTTACCTGGAGAATTTTCTACAACCCGCATCACCTCGGTTTCGAAAGTACGGGTTATCTGTATCTCAAACTTTGGAGAGAATTGTTCGGCAAGGATTCCGTGATGTTCGGTCTTCGTTTGAGAATTCTCGTTTCCGCTCTTCTGTTTCTTTTCTGTTTTGTCTGGATCTACCGAAAGATCTACTCGGACACGTTAGGCGCCATTGTCCTCGGTCTTGCGATTCATTTCTCGCAGGGATTCTGGTTTTACGCGCAACACAACGATACTCCGCTCGTACATTCCTGTTTGACCGCTCTTTTATATCTTCTTTGCGTTTACTTTGCGAAGAAAGGACATTCTCCCGTTTCGGTTTCGATCCTTTTCTGCATTCAGCTTTTTGGAGTTTATTTTCATCAATCGGATATTCTCTTTTTGCCTTTGGTTCCGATTTCGATTTTGTTTTCGCAAACGTGGAAGGGAAAGGAATTTCTTCTTTCCGCAAAGTTACGATATCTTTTCGTTTATTGTTTTCTTTTGGTGGGAATTCTCACGCTCTCTTATCTCTACGTGGGATTTATTTTATTAAATCGAAATCTTTCCGCATCTCTCGACAGCGAAAGAAATTTCGCGAACTGGCTTTTTTTATACGCTACCAAGGACAAATGGGGAAATTCTCCCGAATCGAAAAACTACGTGATGAATTTTTATCGCGGGATCGGGGACGCGTTTTTGAACTTCGAAGGCGTAAAGAACGGTTTGAGAGTGCGTCTGCACGATTGGCGACAAAGGGAGGCGCTTCCCTACAATCTCAATCTCGCGTTTTGGGTTTCCATTCTCATCCTTTTTCTTTTGAACGTTCGAAACGTCTGGAAACGTTTTCGAATCGAAGTCGTATTAATTTCGTTTTGGTTAATTCCTTCGATCGTGTTTTATACTTGGTGGGAAGGTTATTTTTTCGAATTTTGGGTGGGAGCTTCGATCGGTATGATTTTGTTCGCGGGATTGACCTTGAAGTCGTTGGAGTTTCGCACGTTCGCGTTCGGTAGCAGGGCTTTGTTTCATTCCTTGATTTTTTCTTGGTGTCTTCTTTTGTTTTTGGTCAATTTTTCGTTTTCGACCTATCCTCGTTCCGTAAAAAAATCCGTTAGCTATATCGAAGGAATCGAGTTTAAGTTGGATTCGATTCTTCCCGAAAAAGTTTATCCTCCCGAGACGGAAAAAACGGGGATTTTCGCCGTGGAATCCAAACCTCCAAGACCTTAAATTGAAGTTGTAAGGAAATTCAATTTTGAAAAACTGCTCTTCAGGTCTTTTAAAATACTGATTTAGACGAAACATGCTCTTTAACTCGCTTCATTTTCTATTCTTTTTTCCGATCGTCCTCATTCTCAATCATTTGCTCAAGGGAAAGATCCAAAGAATTTTTCTTCTCGCGGCAAGTTTTTATTTCTACATGTCTTGGAGAAAAGAATTCATCATTCTTTTGCTCTATTCGATCGTAATCGATTATTTCGCGTCCTTAAAAATCCAAGCGGCGGCTCCCGGTTCGCAAAGAAGAAAAGTTTGGCTCGTGTTGTCCCTCGTAACGAATCTGGGATTACTCGCCTACTTTAAGTATACGAACTTTCTTTTGGGCGTGGTAAACGATCTGACTCCGGTTGCGGGTTTTAAATTCGCATATTACGATATCATTCTTCCCGTGGGAATTTCGTTTTATACGTTTCAATCTTTGAGTTATACGATCGACGTATATCGCGGACAAATC
This genomic stretch from Leptospira kmetyi serovar Malaysia str. Bejo-Iso9 harbors:
- the queA gene encoding tRNA preQ1(34) S-adenosylmethionine ribosyltransferase-isomerase QueA, whose amino-acid sequence is MLFEDLKEFEFILPEERIARYPAPDRDESRLMVLDVRSGNILSEPSFKNIVSYLKEGDVLVANHTKVSKRRVYLKTELRVHEAMFLEEHNGIWKCKIRNSKKLKDGTRLTDEKTRRITFAVEKKEEEFVFLKPERPLTEEDFEQIGEIPIPPYLKREANSEDEIRYQTLFAKTPGSIAAPTAGLHFSEKLFATLREKKITLCTLELKVGYGTFQPLTEENFQNQKLHREEFFLGKESVEILNRAKQERRRIVSIGTTTLRALESAYDRSTNSFQEGWGATELFIRPDDLLYSCEGLITNFHLPGSSLLLLVSAFAGKDLILKAYQKAIREEFRFYSYGDAMLILGKKG
- a CDS encoding glycosyltransferase family 87 protein; its protein translation is MQLRDRKTWILIGTVLFFTLLFINGISKSANRSDFRDYYNASVRFTQGNNLYNLEQIDEILAKLQSGEIKIEEAFTPKVFLQLKDMMEGLGSYIYPPTFAFLLIPISFFPYEIASGIFLTLNFAALLGSLYILSVRLNRKWNLVFFVVLCLLNLRFLENHQNNNQVGFLLIFLILASVHTSKDWLSGLLLGLAIVIKLTPGAFVLFFLMQKRYWAIFYTFVFSLFWIFLPCLYAPQFTIEMTLTWKQLILDNYLKSPLFRAWKNNQSLNATLAKYFLNYADVLNQSQHGYPIRELSESVVKGIYYILSLILVIPFFKIVFAKRNAEFALGCLFVFSVIFSGISWVHAFVFLLYSSAILLDRTWTFAENSILPFWTASSDSGLKKIGDSISLIFKNDKVTFFFVVGSVLILLCNRSVIGGGTEEKLMMASYLLYFAIFQYVLLLFALKYEPSFSKKN
- a CDS encoding LIC20162 family protein, translated to MKQNEKKIYSGWESLNADEVSSGAPIRLKINPIPPIFTTLIVFAVLYGCFLGGELAASYLRKFVDFLLIPKVLNLPILQDERLYLAVGYLTFGYIGFAFLLDWIRFIGRTCFTAVSLKGDVLFLETKSLLGKNVFQWNRKQSGIQIVHKTGLFRKIFGLERIIVVTPDLRSEGIASEFGIHSPFFFRSQNRNLIQNLFKY
- a CDS encoding glycosyltransferase family 4 protein translates to MPIRTNELKYKPRVGVDVRPLAYGITGNSRYLAEVLRRLITSESPLEYYLYSNKPIHTVFYDILSNVNSRFFMTGKLPGVAWLNWTIPKRIKKDRLDLFWGTLQLLPLSCGNALTAVNYHDLNFRSAPETMTTANYWQHRILSPKTLNRADLVFCLSENTRQDILKFRKDLDPKLKVVYPGVESFPSLREPLRKLPENFLFTIGTLEPRKNLGTLIEAYRKLKRENSSYPFPLVIAGRLGWKSEGLTQLLKEGTLESEGIFFVENPADEVLAWLYQKCSAFLFPSIHEGFGLPLLEALREGKICVASDIPVFHEILERGTDLFAEPLNVDSWVSSLAQLAQKKLQRERVWDASQWTWDQTAKKIEDGLIDLWKHRKELQH